The following coding sequences are from one Lolium rigidum isolate FL_2022 chromosome 6, APGP_CSIRO_Lrig_0.1, whole genome shotgun sequence window:
- the LOC124660975 gene encoding small ubiquitin-related modifier 1-like: protein MSGVTADEDKKPADGGVHINLKVKGQDGNEVFFRIKRSTQLKKLMNAYCDRQSVDLNSIAFLFDGRRLRGDQTPDELEMEEGDEIDAMLHQTGGCLPPP from the exons ATGTCGGGCGTGACGGCGGACGAGGACAAGAAGCCCGCCGACGGCGGCGTCCACATCAACCTCAAGGTCAAGGGACAG GATGGCAACGAGGTTTTCTTCCGCATCAAGAGGTCCACACAGCTCAAGAAGCTGATGAACGCCTACTGCGACCGCCAGTCCGTGGATCTCAATTCCATCGCGTTTCTGTTTGACGGTCGTAGGCTCAGGGGTGATCAGACCCCTGATGAG CTTGAGATGGAGGAAGGCGACGAGATCGATGCGATGCTCCATCAGACTGGAGGGTGCCTGCCTCCTCCTTAG
- the LOC124666781 gene encoding small ubiquitin-related modifier 1: MSSAGGEEDKKPAGGDGGIHINLKVKGQDGNEVFFRIKRSTQLKKLMNAYCDRQSVDMNAIAFLFDGRRLRAEQTPDELEMEDGDEIDAMLHQTGGCLPLIA; encoded by the exons ATGTCGTCGGCGGGCGGGGAGGAGGACAAGAAgccggccggcggcgacggcggcatccACATCAACCTCAAGGTCAAGGGCCAG GATGGCAATGAGGTGTTCTTTCGTATCAAGCGGTCCACCCAGCTAAAGAAGCTGATGAACGCCTACTGCGATCGCCAGTCCGTTGATATGAATGCCATTGCATTCCTGTTTGATGGCCGTAGGCTTCGTGCTGAGCAGACCCCTGATGAG CTTGAGATGGAAGATGGTGACGAGATCGACGCCATGCTTCACCAGACCGGAGGCTGCCTGCCTCTAATTGCGTAA